CGACCGTGCCGCCATCCGAGAGCAGGCGGCCGCCGAGCGCGAAATCCTCTTCGCACAGGATGACGCGCGCACCCGTGCGCCCAGCAGCAAGCGCCGCCGCGAGGCCCGTTGGACCGGAGCCGGCGATCACCACGTCGCAATGCGCCCAGGCTTTGTCGTAGTGGTCCGGATCGGCGATGCCCGCGGCACGGCCGAGGCCGGCGGCGCGGCGGATCGCCGGCTCGTAGACCGCCTCCCAGAACTTCGCCGGCCACATGAAGGTCTTATAGTAGAAGCCGGCGACGAAGATCGGCGCGAACAACTGGTTGACCGACATGACATCGAAACGCAGCGACGGCCAGCGGTTCTGGCTGGCGGCCTCGAGCCCTTCATAGAGTTCGGCGGTCGTGGCCTTGGTGTTCGGCTCGCGCCTTGCGCCGGTGCGCAATTCGACCAGCGCGTTGGGCTCTTCGGAACCCGCGGTCAGGATGCCGCGCGGGCGGTGGTATTTGAACGAGCGACCGACCAGCTTGACGCCGTTGGCTATCAACGCCGAGGCGAGAGTATCGCCCCGGTAGCCGGAGAAAGTCTTGCCGTCGAAGCGGAAGTTAAGCGCTGCCGAGCGGTCGATGAGACCGCCCGATGTGAGGCGATGGGATTGGCTGGAACTCACCATGCCCGGCCCTCACGCAAAAAGGTCGCGCCGCCCCTCATCCGCCTGCCGGCACCTTCTCCCCGTATAGGGACGGGGAGAAGGGAGACGGCCGCAACGCTGGCGCCCTTCTTGCAATGCAGGCTATTGGCGAAATCATCGAAGACAGCGCCCCTCTCCCCGTCTCTATACGGGGAGAGGATGCCGGCAGGCAGGTGAGGGGCAGCGCCGAGGTGGCAGAAAATGTTCATTTCGCAACCTGCCTCGCACCAGCACCAGCCGCCGGCTCAACCGAAGAAATCTCATGCGTCAGCGTGTTGCGGGTGACCTTCAGCCACGCCCGGCAGCCGCCACCGTGATACCAGTTCTCCTCCATCACGCCGGCGATGTTCTCGCGCAGATAGACGTAGTCGTAAACAGCGTCGTCGCCGGCGTCCGCCGCCGGACGTTGTGGCTTGGCGTCGCCGAGATAGGTGAACTCGCCGAGTTCGCGTTCGCCGCAGAAGGGACAGACAATGCGCATGGTTCCTGACCGTCCTCAGTGAAGGTTCGGTTGGGCGCCCTGGCCCTTTTCGTCGATCATGGCGCCGGTGCGGAACCGGTCGAGGCGGAAGCGCGCGGCTTCCTTGTGCGACTCGTCTCGGGCCAGAAGATGGGCGAAGACGAAGCCGGATCCCGGCGTTGCCTTGAAGCCGCCGTAGCACCAGCCGGCGTTGAGGTAGAGGCCATCCACCGGTGTCTTGTCGATGATCGGCGAGCCGTCCATCGACATGTCCATGATGCCACCCCACTGGCGCAGCAGGCGCACGCGCCCGATCATCGGGATCAGCGCCATGCCGCCCTCGCAGACATCCTCCATCACAGGCATGTTGCCGCGCTGGGCATAGGAATTGTAGCCGTCGATGTCGCCGCCGAAGACGAGGCCGCCCTTGTCCGACTGGCTGACATAGAAATGGCCGGCGCCGAAGGTCATGACATTGGGGATCAGCGGCTTGATCGCCTCGGAGACGAAGGCCTGCAGCACATGGCTTTCGATCGGCAGGCGCAGGCCCGCCATCGCGGCGACCCGTGACGAGGAGCCGGCGACCGCCATGCCGATCTTGCCGGCGCCGATCCTGCCGCGCGAGGTCTCGACGCCCATTACCTTGCCGTTGGCATCCCTGACGAAGCCGGTAACCTCGCAATTCTGGATGATGTCGACGCCAAGCTCGCTCGCCGCATGGGCATAACCCCAGACCACGGCGTCATGCCGCGCGGTCCCGCCGCGTCGCTGCAGCAATCCGCCCTGTACCGGAAAGCGTGCATGGTCGAAATTCAGGAACGGCATCATCTTTTTGAGCGCCGGCTGGTCGAGCAGTTCGGCATCGATGCCGTTGATGCGCATCGTGTTGCCGCGCCGCGCATAGGCGTCGCGCTGGGCGTCAGAATGGTAGAGGTTGATGACGCCGCGCTGGCTGACCATGGCGTTGTAGTTGAGGTCCTGCTCCATCCGCTCCCACAGCTTCATCGACAATTCATAGAAGCCGGTATTGCCGGGCAGGCCGTAGTTGGAGCGGATGATGGTGGTGTTGCGGCCGGCATTGCCGGAGCCGATCCAGCCCTTTTCGAGCACGGCGACATTCTTGATGCCGTACTCGCTGGCGAGGAACCAGGCGGTGGCCAAGCCATGGCCGCCGCCGCCGATGATCACCACGTCGTAGCGATCCTTCGGCGTGGCGTCGCGCCAGGTGCGCTGCCAGTTCTTGTGGCCGGAAAGGGCGGCCCGGGCGAGCGAGAAGATCGAGTATTTCATCAGGTCATTCCGAGGCCGCTCGCACCGCTGGACGGTTATATGTCCAGCGTGTGGTCGCGCTCCCATTGCGTGAAGTGCGAAGCATAGGAATTCCATTCCTGGTGCTTCAGCTTTAGATAAGCCGACGAGAATTCCTCACCTAGCGCCGCCTTGAGCGATTTGTCCTTGTCGAACTCGCGCAGCGCATCGAGCAGGTTGAGCGGCAGCTTCGGCGCGCCCTTCACCGTATGGCCGTTCTGGTACATGTCGATGTCGTAACGCCTGCCCGGATCGGCCTTGGAGCGGATGCCGTCGAGGCCGGCGGCGATGATGACAGCCTGCAGAAGGTAAGGATTGGCGGCCCCATCCGGCAGGCGCAACTCGAAGCGGCCTGGGCCGGGCACACGCACCATGTGGGTGCGGTTGTTGCCGGTCCAGGTCACCGTGTTCGGCGCCCAGGTCGCGCCGGAAATAGTACGCGGCGCGTTGATGCGCTTGTAGGAATTCACCGTCGGGTTGGTGATCGCGGCGAGCGCAGAGGCATGCTTCATGATGCCGCCGAGGAAGTTCCTGCCCTTGGCCGACAGGCCGAGTTCCATCGAATTGTCGGCGAAAACATTGGTCTTGCCGGATTTGTCCCACACCGAGATGTGAGCATGACAGCCATTGCCGGTCAGGCCCTGGAAGGGCTTGGGCATGAAAGTAGCGCGAAGGCCATGCTTTTCCGCGATCGACTTGACCATGAACTTGAAGAAGGAATGCTTGTCGGCGGTCGGCAGCGCATCGTCGAACGCCCAGTTCATCTCGAACTGGCCGTTGGCGTCCTCGTGGTCGTTCTGGTAGGCGCCCCAGCCGAGCGCCAGCATATGATCGCAGATCTCGGCGATAACGTCGTAGCGGCGCATCACCGCCTGCTGGTCGTAACAGGGCTTTGAGGCGGTATCGTATTCGTCGGAGATGGTTTTGCCGTCGGGCGAAATCAGGAAGAACTCGGCTTCGACGCCGGTCTTCACATGCATGCCGTCGCTGGCGGCTTCCGCGATCAGCCGCTTCAGCGTGTTGCGCGGCGCCTGGTCGACATCCTTGTCGTCCATGATGCAGTTGGCGGCGACCCAGGCGACTTCAGGCTTCCACGGCAGCTGGATGACGGAGTCCGGGTCCGGCACCGCCAGCATGTCGGGATGCGCCGGGGTCAGATCAAGCCAGGTGGCAAACCCGGCAAAGCCGGCGCCATCCTTCTGCATATCGGCAATCGCCTGCGCGGGCACCAGCTTGGCGCGCTGCCCGCTGAACAGGTCGGTATAGGAAATCATGAAGTATTTGACGCCGTTCTCCTTGGCGAATGCGGCGAGATCGTTCCCCATTATGTAGTTTCCTCGCTATGTGATCTGGGTAGTCTTGTCAGAAACCGTTCTTCCCCGGTATCCAATTGGTGCCGGCCAGCGGGACACCGGCCATCGCGGCTGCCTCGATCGTCAGTGCGACGAGGTCCTCGGGTTCGAGATTGTGCAGGCTGTTCTTGCCGCAGGCACGGGCAATGGTCTGAGCCTCGAGCGTCATCACCTTGAGGTAGTTCGCCAGCCGGCGGCCGGCGGCCACCGGGTCGACCCGCTTCATCAGATCGGGATCCTGCGTGGTGATGCCGGCGGGGTCGCGGCCCTCGTGCCAGTCGTCATAGGCGCCGGCCGTGGTGCCGAGGTCGTTATACTCCGCCTCCCAGCGGGGGTCGTTGTCGCCAAGCGCGACCAGGGCTGCCGTTCCGATCGAGACCGCGTCGACGCCAAGTGCGAGCGCCTTGGCGACATCGGCGCCGTTGCGGATGCCGCCTGAGATGATCAGCTGCACCTTGCGGTGCATGCCGAGATCCTGCAGCGCCTGCACCGCCGGCCTGATGCAGGCGAGCGTCGGCTGGCCGACATTCTCGATGAACACTTCCTGCGTGGCCGCCGTGCCGCCCTGCATGCCGTCCACGACGACGACATCGGCGCCGGCCTTCACCGCGAGCGCTGTATCATAATAGGGGCGGGCGCCGCCGACCTTGACGTAGA
The genomic region above belongs to Mesorhizobium sp. B4-1-4 and contains:
- a CDS encoding sarcosine oxidase subunit delta, coding for MRIVCPFCGERELGEFTYLGDAKPQRPAADAGDDAVYDYVYLRENIAGVMEENWYHGGGCRAWLKVTRNTLTHEISSVEPAAGAGARQVAK
- a CDS encoding sarcosine oxidase subunit beta family protein, which encodes MKYSIFSLARAALSGHKNWQRTWRDATPKDRYDVVIIGGGGHGLATAWFLASEYGIKNVAVLEKGWIGSGNAGRNTTIIRSNYGLPGNTGFYELSMKLWERMEQDLNYNAMVSQRGVINLYHSDAQRDAYARRGNTMRINGIDAELLDQPALKKMMPFLNFDHARFPVQGGLLQRRGGTARHDAVVWGYAHAASELGVDIIQNCEVTGFVRDANGKVMGVETSRGRIGAGKIGMAVAGSSSRVAAMAGLRLPIESHVLQAFVSEAIKPLIPNVMTFGAGHFYVSQSDKGGLVFGGDIDGYNSYAQRGNMPVMEDVCEGGMALIPMIGRVRLLRQWGGIMDMSMDGSPIIDKTPVDGLYLNAGWCYGGFKATPGSGFVFAHLLARDESHKEAARFRLDRFRTGAMIDEKGQGAQPNLH
- the glnT gene encoding type III glutamate--ammonia ligase, giving the protein MGNDLAAFAKENGVKYFMISYTDLFSGQRAKLVPAQAIADMQKDGAGFAGFATWLDLTPAHPDMLAVPDPDSVIQLPWKPEVAWVAANCIMDDKDVDQAPRNTLKRLIAEAASDGMHVKTGVEAEFFLISPDGKTISDEYDTASKPCYDQQAVMRRYDVIAEICDHMLALGWGAYQNDHEDANGQFEMNWAFDDALPTADKHSFFKFMVKSIAEKHGLRATFMPKPFQGLTGNGCHAHISVWDKSGKTNVFADNSMELGLSAKGRNFLGGIMKHASALAAITNPTVNSYKRINAPRTISGATWAPNTVTWTGNNRTHMVRVPGPGRFELRLPDGAANPYLLQAVIIAAGLDGIRSKADPGRRYDIDMYQNGHTVKGAPKLPLNLLDALREFDKDKSLKAALGEEFSSAYLKLKHQEWNSYASHFTQWERDHTLDI